From one Lolium rigidum isolate FL_2022 chromosome 4, APGP_CSIRO_Lrig_0.1, whole genome shotgun sequence genomic stretch:
- the LOC124650507 gene encoding chaperone protein ClpB 1-like isoform X2, with amino-acid sequence MTFSTWLDGVVGGGITDTATLRAYDRGLGAYVTHSYQQPNKLLDDFAAVVCTGAAAALCWAAWRYHKYSISLGKYGRDMTASAGKADPVIGRDDEIDRVICILCRRTKNCVALVGAAGVGKTAIAEGLAQRIAAGTVPATLIGARVVEVDLGAMVAGTLYCGMFEERMKHVIRQAENADGKVILFIDEMHMLIGSGGSLVHQRSTDAANMLKPALARGRIRCVAATTFDEYSKYIENDPALERRFQKVHVEEPSMQATIAILRGLKKRYEEHHGLEIQDAALIAAAQLAARYITGRQFPDKAIDLIDEACATAAKRMMQIGKQEKEVNTVLTASPNAVNEANVGPDEVAQVVSRCTGIPVATLDQGEKDKLIHLAARLHERVVGQDEAVNKVVRAVLRSRTGLNHPGQPTGSFLFLGSTGVGKTELAKALAEQLFDSEKMLVRIDMSEYVGAGSVWRLIGAPPGSSEHQDGGQLTEKVRRRPYSVILFDEVEKADPSVLNVFLQLLDDGMLTDGKGRLVDFKNTIIIMTSNLGSEHLLAGLSGESTMERARDLLMNQVHKHFKPELLNRLSVIVVFEPLSRDRLKEIVAIQMKNVIARVATKGISLCVSDAALDVILSESYNPVYGARPIRRWVQENVVTTISEMLIRGEAGAGSTIYVSATDDRKALKWRR; translated from the exons ATGACCTTCAGCACATGGCTTGATGGGGTCGTGGGAGGAGGGATTACGGATACCGCAACTCTTCGGGCCTACGATCGAGGGTTGGGGGCCTATGTAACACACTCCTACCAACAACCAAACAAATTGCTTGATGATTTTGCCGCCGTAGTCTGTACTGGAGCAGCTGCCGCTTTGTGTTGGGCAGCGTGGAGGTACCACAAATACAGTATATCTCTGGGCAAGTATGGCCGGGACATGACGGCCTCGGCCGGCAAGGCCGACCCGGTGATTGGCCGCGACGACGAGATCGATCGTGTTATCTGCATCCTCTGCCGCCGGACCAAGAACTGCGTTGCGCTAGTTGGCGCGGCAGGGGTCGGCAAGACAGCCATTGCCGAGGGTCTCGCTCAGCGCATCGCTGCTGGGACAGTCCCTGCCACACTCATTGGAGCACGCGTCGTGGAAGTGGACCTCGGGGCCATGGTGGCCGGGACTCTTTACTGCGGCATGTTTGAGGAGCGCATGAAGCATGTGATACGGCAGGCGGAGAATGCAGACGGCAAGGTAATTCTCTTCATCGATGAGATGCACATGCTTATTGGCTCCGGTGGCAGCCTGGTCCACCAGAGGAGCACGGACGCTGCCAACATGCTGAAGCCGGCATTGGCCCGTGGTCGTATCCGCTGCGTGGCCGCAACGACTTTTGATGAGTACAGCAAGTACATTGAGAACGACCCAGCATTGGAGCGGCGATTCCAAAAGGTGCACGTTGAGGAGCCAAGCATGCAGGCAACCATTGCCATTCTGCGAGGGCTAAAGAAAAGGTATGAGGAGCATCATGGCTTGGAAATCCAGGATGCTGCTCTTATTGCTGCCGCACAGCTTGCTGCCCGATATATCACAG GTCGTCAATTTCCTGATAAGGCAATCGATCTGATCGATGAAGCATGTGCCACTGCAGCCAAAAGGATGATGCAAATTGGCAAACAAGAAAAGGAAGTGAACACTGTGCTAACTGCCTCTCCAAATGCAGTGAACGAAGCAAATGTTGGACCGGATGAAGTTGCACAA GTTGTGAGCCGATGTACTGGAATTCCCGTTGCCACACTTGATCAAGGGGAGAAGGATAAGTTGATCCACCTAGCAGCCAGATTGCATGAGCGAGTTGTTGGCCAGGATGAAGCGGTTAATAAGGTTGTGCGGGCTGTGTTGCGTTCTAGGACTGGTCTTAATCATCCTGGCCAGCCAACAGGCTCGTTCCTCTTTTTGGGTTCTACTGGCGTTGGAAAGACAGAGCTTGCAAAAGCTCTTGCTGAACAGCTGTTTGACAGCGAGAAGATGTTGGTTCGCATTGACATGTCTGAATATGTTGGGGCCGGATCTGTCTGGCGTCTCATTGGAGCACCTCCAGG CTCCTCTGAACATCAAGATGGTGGACAACTGACCGAGAAGGTGCGAAGGCGCCCATATAGTGTCATCCTTTTTGATGAGGTGGAGAAGGCAGATCCCTCGGTGTTGAATGTTTTTCTTCAGCTCCTTGATGATGGTATGTTGACTGATGGAAAAGGTCGGTTAGTAGATTTCAAAAATACAATTATCATCATGACCTCAAATCTGGGGTCAGAGCACCTACTAGCAGGATTGTCCGGAGAAAGCACAATGGAAAGAGCAAGGGACCTTCTCATGAATCAG GTTCACAAACACTTCAAGCCCGAGCTTCTCAACAGACTGAGTGTGATCGTTGTATTTGAGCCGCTTTCACGAGACAGACTGAAAGAGATCGTGGCAATCCAGATGAAGAATGTCATCGCCAGGGTAGCCACCAAGGGCATCTCTCTATGTGTAAGCGACGCCGCCCTGGATGTCATTTTGTCAGAATCATACAACCCG GTGTACGGTGCAAGGCCAATAAGGAGGTGGGTGCAGGAGAATGTGGTGACAACGATCTCGGAGATGTTGATAAGAGGAGAAGCTGGTGCGGGCTCGACGATCTACGTCAGTGCTACAGATGATAGGAAGGCGCTGAAATggaggcgttga
- the LOC124650507 gene encoding chaperone protein ClpB-like isoform X1 encodes MTFSTWLDGVVGGGITDTATLRAYDRGLGAYVTHSYQQPNKLLDDFAAVVCTGAAAALCWAAWRYHKYSISLGKYGRDMTASAGKADPVIGRDDEIDRVICILCRRTKNCVALVGAAGVGKTAIAEGLAQRIAAGTVPATLIGARVVEVDLGAMVAGTLYCGMFEERMKHVIRQAENADGKVILFIDEMHMLIGSGGSLVHQRSTDAANMLKPALARGRIRCVAATTFDEYSKYIENDPALERRFQKVHVEEPSMQATIAILRGLKKRYEEHHGLEIQDAALIAAAQLAARYITGRQFPDKAIDLIDEACATAAKRMMQIGKQEKEVNTVLTASPNAVNEANVGPDEVAQVVSRCTGIPVATLDQGEKDKLIHLAARLHERVVGQDEAVNKVVRAVLRSRTGLNHPGQPTGSFLFLGSTGVGKTELAKALAEQLFDSEKMLVRIDMSEYVGAGSVWRLIGAPPGSSEHQDGGQLTEKVRRRPYSVILFDEVEKADPSVLNVFLQLLDDGMLTDGKGRLVDFKNTIIIMTSNLGSEHLLAGLSGESTMERARDLLMNQVHKHFKPELLNRLSVIVVFEPLSRDRLKEIVAIQMKNVIARVATKGISLCVSDAALDVILSESYNPVCMSYFQMTKLPIEYMLLSPHLIFCIAGVRCKANKEVGAGECGDNDLGDVDKRRSWCGLDDLRQCYR; translated from the exons ATGACCTTCAGCACATGGCTTGATGGGGTCGTGGGAGGAGGGATTACGGATACCGCAACTCTTCGGGCCTACGATCGAGGGTTGGGGGCCTATGTAACACACTCCTACCAACAACCAAACAAATTGCTTGATGATTTTGCCGCCGTAGTCTGTACTGGAGCAGCTGCCGCTTTGTGTTGGGCAGCGTGGAGGTACCACAAATACAGTATATCTCTGGGCAAGTATGGCCGGGACATGACGGCCTCGGCCGGCAAGGCCGACCCGGTGATTGGCCGCGACGACGAGATCGATCGTGTTATCTGCATCCTCTGCCGCCGGACCAAGAACTGCGTTGCGCTAGTTGGCGCGGCAGGGGTCGGCAAGACAGCCATTGCCGAGGGTCTCGCTCAGCGCATCGCTGCTGGGACAGTCCCTGCCACACTCATTGGAGCACGCGTCGTGGAAGTGGACCTCGGGGCCATGGTGGCCGGGACTCTTTACTGCGGCATGTTTGAGGAGCGCATGAAGCATGTGATACGGCAGGCGGAGAATGCAGACGGCAAGGTAATTCTCTTCATCGATGAGATGCACATGCTTATTGGCTCCGGTGGCAGCCTGGTCCACCAGAGGAGCACGGACGCTGCCAACATGCTGAAGCCGGCATTGGCCCGTGGTCGTATCCGCTGCGTGGCCGCAACGACTTTTGATGAGTACAGCAAGTACATTGAGAACGACCCAGCATTGGAGCGGCGATTCCAAAAGGTGCACGTTGAGGAGCCAAGCATGCAGGCAACCATTGCCATTCTGCGAGGGCTAAAGAAAAGGTATGAGGAGCATCATGGCTTGGAAATCCAGGATGCTGCTCTTATTGCTGCCGCACAGCTTGCTGCCCGATATATCACAG GTCGTCAATTTCCTGATAAGGCAATCGATCTGATCGATGAAGCATGTGCCACTGCAGCCAAAAGGATGATGCAAATTGGCAAACAAGAAAAGGAAGTGAACACTGTGCTAACTGCCTCTCCAAATGCAGTGAACGAAGCAAATGTTGGACCGGATGAAGTTGCACAA GTTGTGAGCCGATGTACTGGAATTCCCGTTGCCACACTTGATCAAGGGGAGAAGGATAAGTTGATCCACCTAGCAGCCAGATTGCATGAGCGAGTTGTTGGCCAGGATGAAGCGGTTAATAAGGTTGTGCGGGCTGTGTTGCGTTCTAGGACTGGTCTTAATCATCCTGGCCAGCCAACAGGCTCGTTCCTCTTTTTGGGTTCTACTGGCGTTGGAAAGACAGAGCTTGCAAAAGCTCTTGCTGAACAGCTGTTTGACAGCGAGAAGATGTTGGTTCGCATTGACATGTCTGAATATGTTGGGGCCGGATCTGTCTGGCGTCTCATTGGAGCACCTCCAGG CTCCTCTGAACATCAAGATGGTGGACAACTGACCGAGAAGGTGCGAAGGCGCCCATATAGTGTCATCCTTTTTGATGAGGTGGAGAAGGCAGATCCCTCGGTGTTGAATGTTTTTCTTCAGCTCCTTGATGATGGTATGTTGACTGATGGAAAAGGTCGGTTAGTAGATTTCAAAAATACAATTATCATCATGACCTCAAATCTGGGGTCAGAGCACCTACTAGCAGGATTGTCCGGAGAAAGCACAATGGAAAGAGCAAGGGACCTTCTCATGAATCAG GTTCACAAACACTTCAAGCCCGAGCTTCTCAACAGACTGAGTGTGATCGTTGTATTTGAGCCGCTTTCACGAGACAGACTGAAAGAGATCGTGGCAATCCAGATGAAGAATGTCATCGCCAGGGTAGCCACCAAGGGCATCTCTCTATGTGTAAGCGACGCCGCCCTGGATGTCATTTTGTCAGAATCATACAACCCGGTATGTATGTCCTATTTCCAGatgaccaagttacccattgaatATATGTTGTTGTCACCGCACTTGATCTTTTGTATCGCAGGTGTACGGTGCAAGGCCAATAAGGAGGTGGGTGCAGGAGAATGTGGTGACAACGATCTCGGAGATGTTGATAAGAGGAGAAGCTGGTGCGGGCTCGACGATCTACGTCAGTGCTACAGATGA